One genomic window of Micropterus dolomieu isolate WLL.071019.BEF.003 ecotype Adirondacks linkage group LG14, ASM2129224v1, whole genome shotgun sequence includes the following:
- the si:ch211-131k2.2 gene encoding uncharacterized protein si:ch211-131k2.2 translates to MDNWKIQLVVVTFCALVQTYEALSSSVEEERGLSKDWQDESVEADLTHPLASLIKRSKALRFYGLMGKRSEKKKPFQVNRRNKGEVFVGLMGRSISSGGSSVEWVQILY, encoded by the exons ATGGATAACTGGAAGATCCAGCTTGTTGTTGTGACATTTTGTGCTTTGGTGCAAACCTATGAGGCACTGTCTTCCAGTgtggaagaggagagagggttATCTAAAGACTGGCAG GATGAGTCAGTGGAGGCAGATCTGACACATCCGCTGGCCAGTCTGATTAAAAGATCTAAAGCGCTTCGTTTCTATGGACTCATGGGGAAACGCTCAG aaaaaaagaaaccctTTCAAGTAAACAGAC GAAATAAAGGAGAGGTGTTTGTGGGCCTGATGGGAAGAAGCATTTCCAGCGGTG GTTCATCAGTGGAATGGGTCCAAATCCTGTATTGA